The Elgaria multicarinata webbii isolate HBS135686 ecotype San Diego chromosome 13, rElgMul1.1.pri, whole genome shotgun sequence region GTTTCTCTTGTTTCAGGTACTGGGGAAGGCAGGGCTGAAcctgtgtgcatgagagagagagagagagagagagagagagagagagagagagagaattgtgaaTCTCATGCCAGATCTACATGGTGTAACTGAAATtgccaggtatttatttattgttatttgatTTGAGGGTCAAAACCAATGCACtcgacagcatgcgtacattgggaaaatgtgcataaaaatgcacttttgaaaaatgtgcacaagtttaatcaatggggaaagaACGAGAacgtttcaaaaatgcacacaatggaggcGTACGTTAGAAAAGTAGATATATAAATACGCAACTATTTTCAtgcaatagattttaaaaagcagtctGGTAGGGATTCAATTTGGAATGAGTTTCAAGATGGAATGTGGAAAATTCTGGTGAGATCAAATTTTGCTAATTTGCACATTCCTATTCTGGACATAGGAGAGAAGCTGTAGGAATCTAGGAGGCTGCTGGGCCTATGGATTCCCACGCAAGGCCCCATACCAGCTAACGACTTAACAAGGGCTGAAGCACCTCAGTGATTCTTGGTGTGACCTTCTTCCATTCAGGGCCGAAAGCACCTTCTATGATCTTTCACTCATTTTGACACGTTCGTTTACCCATTTCTAGACACCAGCTTCTGGTGAAGCTTAAATTACTCTCTCAGTTCAACTTACCCAGCAGAAGTAGCAGGACGGCAAAGGATGTCTTCATATTGGCTTCTCCTAGTGCATGACCAACAGCAGCCCAGGACACAAGGAGTAGGAGGAGaggaaatataaaatggaattagGGTGAGTGTAAGATGAGAATGATGGTTTCTTCCTTtgggcaagagtgatctgtccctcccCAGGCAGctttggaaggaggaggggagagagtgtGAAAGAAAgggtagcagagagagagagagagagagaaagggtggcagaaagaaggagagaaaggGGGCTAGTACTAGTGTAGATAGaattaaagaaaaaaggatgCCCCAAATACACACTGTttgctctggccccacccacgaCTGGCATGGGCAActtttggtcctgggtgacttcaacatcccattcgggACCGGTTTGTCAGGTTCAGctcaggagttcatggcatccatgacaaacatgggcctatcccaattggtctctggacccacacattcagcaggtcgcacCCTCGATGCTATTTTCAGTTCCAAACAGACAGATATGTGGgaggaggtgataaatacctctgcgttgtcatggacagacaaTTTTCTGATCAGAGTTAGTctcatggctaccatccgcccctggaggggtggcggacctattaagatggtccaccctcaAAGGCtcatggatcctcttggattccagaaagccttagaggatGCTATGCCTGGTGTTGTCAATAGAtggaagccctggtcaatagatggaatcaagacctagctagggctatcgacacgattgcccccaaatgTCCCCTCTGACCTGCTTCCAATCgagcaccttggtacacagaagatctcaggaaatTGAAGCAGGAAGGTCGACGACGGGAGCGCCGATGGCGGAAAACTCGActcatatccgacaagacacgatatagagaacatcttcgttcctgcAGGGTGGCAATACATGCAGCAAAGAAAACTTTCTTCTCAGCCCACATTGCATCTGCGAATTTGCATCCAGCacaactgttcagggtggtgaggggtctaatttACGCACcttctcccctgaacccagttttagaaccTTCAGTaattcgctgtgatgcattttactatcatttcacagataaaatctctcggataagagccaatttagatgccgtcattataacagaagctgaagatgaggtgtccagcaactccgtgagtaggattacactggatcagttccagttggtgagtactgaagTTGTGGACAAGCTGTTTGGACaagtaaggaggacaacttgtcctctcgatccctgtccttcttggctggtcgcccagggaggagatgcaattagattacaactacaaaatattattattatctcagggaggggagttttcatcatgtttaaaagaagcactggtacggccacttctaaaaaagccctccctgcaCCCCCTGGACCTTAGTAATTACAGACGGTATCAAATCTTcaatttttgggcaaggtgattgagagggcagttgcctttcaactccaagcagttttggatgatacagattttcttgacccgtttcaaaccggctttagggcaggatacagagttgagacagctatggtcaccttagtggatgatcatcgcatgagtattgacagggggagcgtgtccctgctggtacttttggacttttcagcggctttcgataccatcgaccatgatatccttctggcatgcctgaggggtttgggaatcgggggtactgtgcttcagtggttccggtcctacctctcaggtagattccagatggtgatacttggggatagttgctcctcaaagaaggagctgttgtatggcgtaccacaaggtgccatcctatccccaatgctgtttaacatctacatgaaactgctgggagagatcatccagaggcatgggatggggtgctatcagtatgctgatgacacccaaatatatttctctatgccttcaataacagcatcagctaatgATATTGTGTCTCCTCTAAACGAATGcctggaggtggtaatgggctggatgaggaaatacaaactgaagctgaatccagacaaaacagaggtgcttgctgtcaagggctctgacctaggtttggaggtgtgtcagccagttctggatttGGCTACACTccacctgaaagactgtgttcgcagtttgggggtgctcctggatccgtcactccaaatggcagcccagataaacgtgatggccaggagtgccctctatcagcttcggctgatacaccagctgcgccccttcttacagtcagaagacctaaagacagttctGCACgcgctagtaacctcaaggcttgacttctgcaatgtgctgtacatagggctaccattgtacctagttcggaaacttcaactagttcaaatatggcagccaggttggtcaccggtacatctaggggtgagcatattaccccagcattaaaatcactccactggctgccgattagtttccgagcaaagtacaaagtgttggtcattacctttaaagccctaaatggtttgggtccaggttacctgcgggatcgccttctcccatacagtccgccccgcacactcaggtcctctagggagaatttacttcagtcagcgtagactaggctgacatcagtttcccagaggaccttttcttctgttgcccctggattatggaacggcctgccgaaggagattcgtaatattaactctctctgagattttaaggcagctttcaagactagccttttccggcaggcctacccagattaatataaaatcaagaatttttaaaatgtgttgattcctgtactaatgttgttccccgcctcgatccaaagggagaggcgggtaagaaataaatttattattattattattattattattattattattattattattattatgtgtcaGCTGACAGATGATTCCTGAGGAAATGCAGTCCTTAATTGGTTCCGCACTGTGGATAGATCCTTTAtaattctggttggttctgacttaaacctgggaatggattcacagccccactgaaattgaagccaccaaCTTCCGCTGCCTACTTCTGTTTATGCTATTGATACCTGGAAGATGCCTCCATATTGCACACATCCTGCGTTTCGCCCCTGCCTTACTCACCTCTTGGTTCTTCAAGTCTTCTGAGTCTCTGCTGCCCACGCTCAGGCTTCCTTGATGAGCCTCTGCTGTTTTTATAGACAGCCACCCAAGATTCACGTACTCAACCACCCCACCCGCAAGAAGTGACAGGCCACCATCCACGTCACGGATTTGGCCATGTACCCCAGAGACGGATAGCTGACCTAGTTAAACCCCAAGACATTATTCCAAAAGGTCGTCAGTGTAAGCACTGAGTACTAAGGGTGAACACTCTGCTCTGGAACgtgaacatccacagagcatttgaCCTTCCAgtgcagagattggctgcttcgaAACCCAGctattaatatcagagcagaatCATGCCCAATTGGCATGATTATCCAAaattatcctggtgtgtgtgtgtgtgtgtgagtgtgagtgtgtgtgtgtgtgtaacttgaatatctccatatttggaagatgctgagtggggtgagggatagctttgatattgacttctgtggctaaccaattaggaatagccacaacgctgtccctgaccatgttgtcctccaatcgcagtgtccaggggagtgggaaacactaactggctgctgattctcgtcggggggggggggagaaaaggagagcGTTTCTGCTCagattcatagaagtcaatcatccacatttccacagtgtgaatgtgctgcttggctggctggctggcgtattgagtgagtaagcttctacacttGAGTCAGCAGGCTCTATTTTTATGGCTGGGCTTGCAGTgtagaggggtgggggagttctatccaatagatctggaggggaccaggttgaagaagactggaataaggttttttttaatcctaaaaaaaatcctaaaaaatcaaggcatgaatggatcttcTTCAGACtttgcatggctaaagccctctttgtacctcctcctaccatttattggttgtttgaagtggggacatcTCCCCCTCGCTCAACAGGGTCTTGcactgggatttgcttctcttgttacagAATACCAAAGTAGAATATTACGTAAGACGGCGgacaactcttttgcatgcttactcagtaaataaatcccactgagttcaatggatgcatttccaaattagagcccctaaGATTGCAGAGTAGGATGGAAATGGAAATACAAACAtacgcgcgtgcgcacacacacacacaaacacaaagggattcagaagcagccaaaggactccttttgaaactgacaagacatttgggtggaAATGACCAGCCTTGTCTTGCTTTGAATAGCGCCTCTATGGACCTACTGACCAACATGTTCCTTCGctgtggaaaactataaactgcaagggtttaagggaggaaaatttaaaatgtatatgtaatAATCAACGaatgaaacaatctgattaaaatttcgTATAcggaaagccctccttaagaccttccaaTGTGCCAATttgtatctctttatctttaaaaaggagggtgctgctggcaaaaaGGGTGCATTTTACACATGCTTGGAAGCAAAGGctccattaaacacacacacagaactaaagagtctctctctcccccacacacacattcttttccTCTCTCACAGTCCTGTATACATGTGGGcgagggttgttgctgctgctttttgcttgttaaactggggattagcCAGTCCTGTTTACCTTACCCTTTCCTACCATGTGGTAACACAGGGGCAGTATCCCACTCTGTCATTCTACTACTGCCAACaacattgtgctagcagaaactaggtttcAAATTATGAACATAAGAGGAGACCCCAATTAAAATTGCCATGTTGCCCCCTTTTAATGCTCACtcacactgtacttttaattttccaaatgtaataatttcatGCCAAACCACATTggacataattatattttatgttcctaaagtcaatctgtaaagaagtgctactacttttttttttaaaaaaaaaaatccaaacatttCCATTACCCCCCggaaaaaaaatattcccccatggcttcaaaatttctggaaattttacatctctacagaTTCCGCCACTCCATATGTCTGCAAGATAATACTCTTAATGTAGACATTagagcaggggtgtggaaccaaGGGGCTGAGGGCCAAAAGGACCCAAGTGTGAGCAGACGGGGTGTCAAAAGCTGAAGTAGCACAGAGCGCAGTGGCACACTGCCCAGCCCCAGACTCCAATGTTCTTTAGGGCTCATTTCTAGAACATATAAagtaatataattaaaataagccttctgagcatgcacagagtgcctttctGCACAACTGGGTACTCACAACCATCCCCCAGAAGTTGTGAGAGCATCACACACACGTTCCCTCTGCtgtctccccccctctctctccccctctctctctctcacacacacaaacacacacactttttctgaaAAGCACCTTTCAGTTTTCCACCTCTTGAAAGAAAGAGCACAACTACAATGCCAGCATTTCTGTTTATTGCTACACTACAATTTAATGGTGACTGCAGAAGGCTCCCAGCCTATAGAGGGCAGCAGAGGCATTGTTCCATGTCCCAGCTGTCTCTGTTCTGATGGCATTTGCAAAGGTCTTCTGAAACAAAGGTGGTTTCATctggaggagaaagaaaggcAAGGTTTGCACCAGAAGGAAAATACTATCATTTCAGGGCAcatccaaaattattattattattattattattattattattattattattattattattattatttaaagtggGACCGATGCCCTTCCAGTGGCACCCAACTAAATAGTTTCATCCTGAGCTTTATCCCTCTGCCCATCTGCACTGTAAGGAATTGCGACTACAGCAACAGCAAATAGTGTGCACTGTGCAAAGGatgttgctttgcttttcctaaaaataaatacatttttgaaaaggGATAAAGGACATCTTAAAAAGCAGAGAGGGTTGTATGGTGAGATTTTCCTTGGACTAGAGGTTTTTACCATCCCGACACCATCTCATAAGTGGGGGGAAGGTAGATAGGCATCAACTGGGAGATCAGTATCTAGTGGATCAGTTTTGCAGCAGATCAAGAAGGGACTTTGACTGTACTTGAATTTCACATGGGACATAAGGGGATTGGCCCTCTTGTCTTTTATAATGGCCCCCTTAGAGAATGCTTTTCAATGGCTACAGGAGGGGGGGCATGATTTAGCTAAACTTAAGAGACTCAGTTCTGAGGCTTGTGGATTACACAAAGCGACCCattgcctccaccccacccacctcaaTAATTGGAATACTGGAATTTGGTTCCCGGTTGTttaccaataaaaacaaaaaagtccccctacacacacacacacacacacacacacgcctgttTCACTCCTTGGTCTGTAATAAttcagacgtgtgtgtgtgtgtgtttcttctatATGCAGGTTATCCTGGCATATCATACGGATTTTAGGGTGCAGTAGATCATTGGGTCCACCTCTTGAGCTACCAGTTTGCATGGAACCCCTCCCACTCCCCAGCAATCATTTTGCCGTTGCCTTCAGCTGGACCTCAAGGTTCTAGCAAAGGAACAAGATGGCCTCTATAAGCTTGAAGTCTGACCATGGCTGCTGAATACAGAAAGCAGCTGAAGGGTCAAAGACGAGGTGTTCAATGGTCTATTCATATTTCACACTCTAGCTAGCAGAATAGGTTCCTtgccttctcttcctttctcGCCTTTCTCAGGCACAGCAGCAATATATATTGTGCAATGGTAATCACTGGCCATATTGACATTTGACTAGCCACAGATGTGATGATAACTAGGGAGAAGACAGGGATTGCAGGACCAGCAAGGACGGTGCACCAGGTGGGAGAGGGTCAGCCACTCAGGGACTTCCAAGGTGTAGCTTAGCATAAGGCTTCTTCAACTCCTTTAATTTGGCCCTGATCTTAAAGATGAAGGAGTTCATCTATTTTTGGACAGGGGTGGGGCAGCCAAGATTGCACCTTGCGCCCCCCCATGTCTTTTCTAAGGAATATTTATAAGTAACCTTTGTCATCTTGAAACAGTGAGGGGCTCAGTAAGGGGGTGAGACTTTGCAAAAGCTGGAAAGAATGAAAGAGAATTTTGTTTGAACCAGAAGACATGGGAGGAATGTCTCCGCTTTTGTAACAAGAACAGGAATGGTACCTGAGGATTTCCAAGAAAAGCCAGCTGTCACCCACCCCTTGCTTTGATATACTTACCACTCACAGTCATCACTGTCTTCAAGGCTCTCTATCTCTTCTATAGGAAGAACTGGTTTTTGTTCATTGGGGACTTCTGGTTCCTCAACCTCAGTGCCCACTGGCTCTTCAACCTCGGGGACTCCTGGCTCTTGGAAGTCGGGGTGTACTGGGTCTATGGCCAAATGTGGTACTAGCTCTTGGACCTCAGTGGGTACTGGCTCTTGGACCGCGGGAGGTACTGGCTCTTGGACCACGGGAGGTACTGGCTCTTGGACCACGGGAGGTACTGGCTCTTGGACCACGGGAGGTACTGGCTCTTGGACCACGGGAGGTACTGGCTCTTGGACCACTGGAGGTACTGGCTCTTGGACCACGGGAGGTACTGGCTCTTGGACCACGGGAGGTACTGGCTCTTGGACCGCTGGAGGTACTGGCTCTTGGACCACGGGAGGTACTGGCTCTTGGACCACGGGAGGTACTGGCTCTTGGACCACGGGAGGTACTGGCTCTGGTTCTTTCTTAGGCATAAGCTCTTCAGGGACTCCGGTCACTTTGAAATTATCCACCTGGAATACCCATCGTCCTTGGTCCTGCACATTGCTAGTCTTTGTAATGTTGACAATTCGAGGAGTGCGGgagtcagggatgctgtagtagtTCTTGTCATCACCACTGTTAAAACCAGCCTGAAATAAACAACACCAACCGTATCTGCATGACATCCAAATGTTGCTTTATGACAAACAGTACGAATATTTGGGATCATCGGGGAGTCTTCCCAGGACCTGTATCCTTCCCCTGTCATTAAAGGACCCAAAAACTCAAAGGACAGAGAGGACCAGGTTCTCAAACCATGAAGGAAGCAGTCACTGTAGTGGCCACCCTGCTGGCCACTACAGCAGGGTTGTCAGATTCTGTTCTACAGTACCACCTGGCGGCCACAGTGCACCTTGccagctgcagagtagttgcaggacccaggcccatatcagGAAGCACTCCCAGATGgcctgatgcagaccagctgggagcagccaggaaggagctatataagaactgcatttctgttccagcctttgccacagcaacatggtctcctgtgctTGCTGTAGACAGTGCCTGACTTTCTACAATTCcaggccttgccttgccttgccttgccttgccttgccttgccttgccttgccttgccttgccttgccttgccttgccttgccttgccttgccttgccttgccttgccttgccttgccttgccttgccttgccttgccttgccttgccttgccttgccttgccttgccttgccttgccttgccttgccttgccttgccttgccttgccttgcctcttGCCTCTTGCCTCTTGCCTCTTGCCTCTTGCCTCTTGCCTCTTGCCTCTTGCCTCTTGCCTCTGGTCCTGCTTGAACCTTGTTGCTCCTGGATGCTGAACCCTGCTTGTCTGTGGACCGTGCCTTCCCCCTccagccctgcttggactctgttttgcctttggactctgaaccctgcttgcttctggaccttgccttttgcctccagccccgcctggactctgtttgccagttccatcccagtcccagcattcctgcgctgaggccttgctgcccacgCCCTGGACCCTGACAGAGGTCCACCTACCTGTGCTGGGATGCCATCCAGACCAGTTCTGGGATCTCCATTACTTGCTGCACCTGTTGTCCACTGGATCCTTCCATAGTTGAATATTACGAAGGCAGTGTGGCCATCGGTACATAAAACAGCCTGGAAAGTGTTTACCTGTAGTAAAGTCAAGCAGAATGAGTGATGTCAAGACCCAGCATGGATTtaatcacaatttatttatttcttagaaGCATCACCTATCCCCCCTTCATCCTAAGATATCAGGGCAGTACACAGCAGGcataaccccttcccccccccaaaaaaaaacccaagcccCAAGATAATGCAACACACCACAAAAATTTCCAATGAAAACAAATTAGAAGCACATAAAAAGTTGCAACTAAggttgtagtgcctgaatttgctttcctttctccactcctcctccctcccaatcccctttccttttgtgtcatgtcttttagattgtaagcctgtgggcagggactgtcaagaaatacttttgtaagcagccgtgagagccttttttggctgaaaggcggcataaaaatgccttaataaataaataaaaacagcagagatATTAAACATAAGCTACAACACATTAGTATGCCCGGGCAGATAAgtaagttttaacctggtgccaaatcAATAGTAGCATCAGTGACAGTCAAAATCTaatggggagggcattctacacaCGTCGGGAgctactgcagagaaggccctgtgaCTAGTTCCCAGACAATGAGCTTCCCTGGAGAAGAGCATCCCCTGAAGACCCTAAGACATGGGCATGTTAGCATAGGAAGAATGTTCTCAGCCTCTGGCTTTTCCTCTTTGCTTTAGGGATG contains the following coding sequences:
- the LOC134408359 gene encoding alpha-tectorin-like, whose amino-acid sequence is MKTSLAFLFLLLEHILYPYGEAVGDMKNPKDDDGTSPPVPISQPFIFYGKTYHSVYVNNNGVVSFSVPVPEYTPKPIPLVDGKAFVAPYWGDVNNILGGEVYYRDVHDPELLKRITSDINKYFPNIPFKVTWAFVATWDRVAYFGSMSNRVNTFQAVLCTDGHTAFVIFNYGRIQWTTGAASNGDPRTGLDGIPAQAGFNSGDDKNYYSIPDSRTPRIVNITKTSNVQDQGRWVFQVDNFKVTGVPEELMPKKEPEPVPPVVQEPVPPVVQEPVPPVVQEPVPPAVQEPVPPVVQEPVPPVVQEPVPPVVQEPVPPVVQEPVPPVVQEPVPPVVQEPVPPVVQEPVPPAVQEPVPTEVQELVPHLAIDPVHPDFQEPGVPEVEEPVGTEVEEPEVPNEQKPVLPIEEIESLEDSDDCEW